One stretch of Chiroxiphia lanceolata isolate bChiLan1 chromosome 1, bChiLan1.pri, whole genome shotgun sequence DNA includes these proteins:
- the MAL2 gene encoding protein MAL2: MLPRADSSMPPPPNPAPYFPPARVTLPSGLEILRTFSGAVIFLEILFGTIVWILVASTQVPLPLLQGWVMFVAVTAWFLSIVFLSVFLFGYANRIAVNWNQADFIFHGATFVFYFGAFLLQAATTSLHHFPRKFNSTAQERILTGHEYNISIAASIFAFATAVCYGFSTALALRRWRLNNS, translated from the exons ATGTTGCCCAGGGCAGACTCGTCCATGCCGCCGCCTCCCAACCCCGCTCCCTACTTCCCGCCTGCCCGGGTCACGCTGCCCTCCGGCCTGGAGATCCTGCGCACCTTCTCGGGAGCCGTCATCTTCCTGGAGATC CTTTTTGGCACAATAGTCTGGATTTTGGTCGCTTCTACCCAAGTTccactgccactgctgcagggatgggtcATGTTTGTAGCAGTGACTGCATGGTTCCTGTCCATTGTGTTCCTCTCTGTGTTCCTCTTCGGCTATGCAAATAGAATTGCTGTCAACTGGAACCAGGCG gattttatttttcatggggctacttttgtcttttattttggaGCTTTTCTACTCCAAGCAGCAACTACATCTCTACATCACTTTCCCCGCAAATTCAATTCCACCGCACAAGAGAGGATTCTAACTGGTCATGAATATAACATAAGCATAGCAGCTTCG atttttgcctttgcaaCAGCTGTTTGTTACGGtttcagcacagccctggcattGAGGAGATGGAGGCTAAATAATAGTTGA